In the Flavisolibacter tropicus genome, one interval contains:
- a CDS encoding galactokinase yields MAGQTLQAELESSFKNRYQKDPLIVRSPGRVNIIGEHTDYNDGFVLPAAIDKNIFVAVSKREDDSINLVSQEFNEELEIRLKDINRSEKQWANYILGVVDQLLKNKYTLSGFNLMIHGDVPIGAGLSSSAAVECATAFALNELFQLQIDKLDMVKMAQKAEHEYAGVKVGIMDMFASMFGKEDSVIRLDCRSLEYKYEPFKLEGIKIVLLNTNVKHSLSTSQYNVRRQQCEQGVELVKKKYPNVINLRDATLAMLDETVAPVDPVIYKRCKYVVEENQRLLDACEALERGDIATLGQKMYGSHKGLSVEYEVSCRELDFLVDKVRNNPNVLGARMMGGGFGGCTINLVKEEAIGELIKELSVAYADTMSRTLTHYIAVINSGTSVVS; encoded by the coding sequence ATGGCAGGTCAAACGCTACAGGCAGAGTTGGAAAGTTCTTTCAAAAACCGGTATCAAAAAGACCCTTTAATTGTGCGTTCTCCAGGCAGGGTAAATATCATTGGCGAACATACCGATTACAATGATGGTTTTGTATTGCCAGCAGCTATCGATAAAAACATCTTTGTAGCTGTTTCTAAACGGGAAGACGATAGTATAAACCTCGTTTCTCAAGAGTTCAATGAAGAATTAGAGATCAGGCTCAAAGACATAAATCGATCAGAAAAACAATGGGCGAATTATATATTAGGAGTTGTAGACCAACTCCTGAAAAACAAGTATACCTTATCAGGCTTTAATTTAATGATCCATGGTGATGTCCCTATTGGTGCAGGACTTTCTTCTTCTGCAGCTGTAGAATGTGCTACGGCTTTTGCCCTCAATGAGCTCTTTCAACTCCAGATTGACAAATTGGATATGGTAAAAATGGCTCAAAAAGCAGAACATGAATATGCTGGAGTGAAAGTTGGAATCATGGATATGTTTGCTTCCATGTTTGGCAAGGAAGACAGTGTCATTCGATTAGATTGCCGCTCCTTAGAATACAAGTATGAGCCTTTTAAATTGGAAGGCATTAAAATAGTCTTGTTAAACACCAATGTAAAACATTCTCTTTCTACATCGCAATACAATGTTCGCCGACAGCAATGCGAACAAGGTGTTGAATTAGTTAAGAAAAAGTATCCCAATGTTATCAATCTGCGTGATGCGACATTAGCTATGCTTGATGAAACTGTGGCTCCTGTTGATCCGGTCATTTACAAGCGCTGTAAATATGTGGTGGAAGAAAATCAACGTTTACTGGATGCTTGTGAAGCGTTGGAAAGAGGTGATATTGCTACACTTGGCCAAAAAATGTATGGCTCACACAAAGGGTTAAGTGTAGAATATGAAGTAAGCTGCAGGGAGCTAGACTTCTTAGTAGACAAGGTTAGAAACAATCCAAACGTTTTAGGTGCGCGTATGATGGGCGGAGGCTTTGGTGGCTGTACCATTAACCTGGTTAAAGAAGAAGCTATTGGAGAGTTGATAAAAGAACTGAGTGTAGCTTACGCAGATACGATGAGTAGAACACTCACCCACTACATTGCTGTTATCAATTCTGGCACATCTGTAGTATCATAA
- a CDS encoding family 1 glycosylhydrolase, giving the protein MGVNQSCNNPEIWGGVECTINRVADFYFDQLAFNNYYQHPQQEAIAHLGIKKLRFPVLWEKHELTKDATINWKWTSSQLEYFNNNGIDVIAGLIHHGSGPSFTNLLDPSFPELLAQYARKVAEQFPWLTNYTPVNEPLTTARFSGLYGLWYPHATDDKSFLKALVHQMKGVVLSMKEIRKVNPNAVLIQTEDLSKTYSTPLLQYQAQFENERRWLPYDLLLGQVTEQHPLWKYFVDNRIKPEELYFFQDNICEPHVLGFNYYVTSERYLDERMHLYPAHTHGSNNIHSYADVEAVRVELEEPIGLEVVLNEAWERYRKPMAITEVHLHCHREEQLRWFSYVWNTCNKVKASGVDIKAVTAWALLGSYGWDKLLTEPNGSYEPGVYDMRSGRPRETALTHFIKNITGANDCKHHLIQVEGWWQRHTRYLQEPLQFSPDSHRVRVEQTAPVLIIGKRGTLGKAFARICTDRAIHFKLLSREDCDISNIESIVKAIDYFKPWAIINAAGYVRVDDAEGDEDACMRDNLIGPLLLAQVCESKGIKLVSFSTDLVFDGLKQSPYVESDSVNPLNVYGKSKALSENAVLTANPDSLLIRTSAFFGPWDQYNFNHWIETQLNNFQTVSVASDIFISPTYVPDLVHTVLDLVIDHEKGIWHLANRGITTWANLAFYVAERCQLDTKLINPVPSSEMNYTALRPKYCVLGTEKGHLLPSLENALDRYIVEKKQALALWVN; this is encoded by the coding sequence ATGGGAGTTAACCAGTCTTGTAATAACCCTGAAATATGGGGTGGGGTTGAATGCACTATTAATAGAGTTGCGGATTTCTATTTTGATCAATTAGCTTTCAACAATTATTATCAGCACCCACAACAGGAAGCTATTGCGCATTTGGGCATAAAAAAGCTTCGTTTTCCTGTTTTATGGGAGAAGCATGAGCTGACGAAAGATGCAACAATTAACTGGAAGTGGACCTCAAGTCAGCTGGAGTATTTTAATAATAATGGAATAGATGTAATTGCTGGCTTGATACACCATGGGAGCGGGCCCTCATTTACCAACCTACTCGATCCCTCATTCCCGGAATTATTAGCTCAATATGCACGTAAGGTGGCCGAGCAATTTCCCTGGCTTACCAATTATACGCCCGTAAATGAGCCCTTAACCACAGCCAGGTTCAGTGGACTTTATGGACTTTGGTATCCACATGCTACTGATGATAAAAGTTTTCTAAAGGCACTGGTTCATCAAATGAAAGGAGTAGTGCTTTCGATGAAGGAAATACGAAAAGTAAATCCTAATGCCGTTCTGATTCAAACAGAAGATTTAAGTAAAACGTATAGTACTCCACTATTACAGTATCAGGCGCAGTTTGAAAATGAACGCAGGTGGTTACCTTATGATCTATTGTTGGGACAGGTAACAGAGCAACATCCACTTTGGAAATATTTTGTTGATAATCGAATAAAACCAGAAGAGCTCTACTTCTTCCAGGATAATATTTGTGAGCCACATGTATTGGGATTTAATTATTACGTTACATCAGAGCGTTACCTGGATGAACGAATGCATTTGTATCCTGCACATACCCATGGTAGTAATAACATTCATAGCTATGCTGATGTAGAGGCTGTAAGAGTTGAATTGGAGGAACCTATAGGTTTGGAAGTTGTATTAAATGAAGCTTGGGAACGATATAGAAAGCCAATGGCAATAACAGAGGTACATCTGCATTGTCATAGAGAGGAACAATTACGCTGGTTTTCCTATGTCTGGAATACTTGTAATAAAGTAAAAGCGAGTGGAGTAGATATAAAAGCCGTTACAGCCTGGGCACTCTTAGGCTCATATGGTTGGGATAAGCTGCTAACAGAACCTAATGGTAGTTATGAACCTGGCGTGTATGATATGCGTAGTGGACGACCGCGTGAAACAGCATTAACACACTTTATTAAGAATATAACGGGAGCAAACGATTGCAAACATCACTTGATACAAGTAGAGGGTTGGTGGCAACGGCACACGCGGTATTTACAAGAGCCACTGCAGTTTTCACCAGACAGTCATCGGGTAAGAGTAGAACAAACAGCTCCTGTTTTAATTATAGGAAAGAGAGGAACCCTTGGAAAAGCGTTTGCGCGAATTTGTACAGATAGGGCTATTCATTTTAAGCTACTAAGCCGTGAGGACTGCGATATTTCCAATATTGAATCAATTGTAAAAGCAATAGATTATTTCAAGCCTTGGGCTATTATTAATGCAGCAGGTTATGTTCGTGTTGATGACGCAGAAGGAGATGAAGACGCCTGTATGCGAGATAATTTAATTGGGCCATTGCTATTAGCGCAAGTGTGCGAAAGTAAAGGTATAAAGTTGGTCTCCTTTTCCACTGACCTGGTGTTTGATGGATTGAAGCAATCGCCTTATGTAGAGAGCGATTCTGTTAACCCTTTAAATGTTTATGGTAAAAGCAAAGCACTTTCGGAAAATGCCGTATTAACAGCAAATCCTGATTCCTTATTGATACGTACCAGCGCCTTTTTTGGTCCTTGGGATCAATACAACTTTAACCATTGGATTGAAACACAGCTAAATAATTTTCAAACAGTTTCTGTAGCCAGTGATATTTTTATTTCCCCTACCTATGTACCCGATTTAGTACATACAGTATTAGATTTAGTAATTGACCATGAAAAGGGTATCTGGCATTTAGCCAATAGAGGTATAACAACTTGGGCAAACCTGGCATTTTATGTGGCAGAACGGTGCCAGCTAGATACAAAACTTATCAACCCTGTTCCTTCTTCTGAAATGAATTACACTGCGTTAAGACCTAAATACTGTGTGTTGGGAACAGAAAAAGGTCATTTATTGCCTTCGTTAGAAAATGCTTTGGATCGTTATATCGTTGAAAAAAAACAAGCCTTAGCTTTATGGGTCAATTGA
- the prmA gene encoding 50S ribosomal protein L11 methyltransferase, which translates to MSNHIQLNIEASEAQQEILISQLEELGAAGFEQTDTHLLAYFEEDSFPSYDVNAILDGYNFQLNTLQQQNWNAVWESNFQPVIVDDFCAVRAHFHEPIQGIQHEILITPKMSFGTGHHATTYMMMQQMRDIDFVNKSVFDFGTGTGVLAILAEKLGAASVYAIDNDEWSIENTKENIEKNHCSKITAELSSTISTEKLFDIILANINRNVILQYFTNLKESVNQKGFILFSGLLVDDKDVIVDTAQDHGLQLIKHCERNKWISLLFVNEN; encoded by the coding sequence ATGTCCAATCACATTCAACTCAACATAGAAGCTTCAGAAGCGCAGCAAGAAATATTAATTAGTCAGCTGGAAGAACTGGGTGCCGCTGGCTTTGAGCAAACGGATACGCACCTGTTAGCCTATTTTGAAGAGGATTCTTTTCCCAGTTATGATGTCAATGCAATACTGGATGGCTATAACTTTCAGTTAAATACACTTCAGCAACAAAACTGGAATGCTGTATGGGAAAGTAACTTCCAACCGGTTATTGTTGATGATTTCTGTGCTGTAAGAGCTCATTTTCATGAGCCTATTCAAGGTATTCAACATGAGATTCTGATTACACCCAAAATGAGCTTTGGCACAGGTCATCATGCCACAACGTATATGATGATGCAGCAAATGCGTGATATTGACTTCGTCAATAAATCTGTATTTGATTTTGGAACCGGTACTGGCGTACTGGCTATACTAGCTGAGAAGTTGGGAGCTGCCAGTGTTTATGCTATTGATAATGATGAATGGAGTATAGAAAATACGAAAGAGAATATAGAAAAGAATCATTGCAGTAAAATAACCGCTGAACTTTCTTCAACAATTTCAACAGAAAAGTTATTTGATATCATCTTAGCCAATATAAATAGGAATGTGATATTGCAATACTTTACCAATCTCAAAGAGTCTGTTAATCAAAAAGGGTTTATCTTGTTTAGCGGTTTGTTAGTAGATGATAAGGACGTTATTGTTGATACGGCTCAAGACCATGGTCTACAATTGATAAAACATTGTGAAAGAAATAAATGGATTTCATTATTGTTTGTTAACGAGAACTGA
- a CDS encoding glycosyltransferase family 1 protein yields the protein MITNTTTAIWQSLNNTDLVCFSHLRWNFVYQRPQHLLSRFANCTRVFFIEEPLFNDGPDKLHIEEPIKNVYVVVPQLQHGYSEHEVINKQKDMISDLVSMKDITNYFAWYYTPMALTFTDHLNPKMVVYDCMDELSAFKFAPAALKDNEKLLLEKADIVFTGGYSIYEAKKHQHHNIYPFPSSIDKEHFGTARTLKSSPQDQSHIQGPRFGFFGVLDERFDIELIENVAKARPEWQFILIGPIVKIDPATLPRFDNIHYLGGKDYKELPAYVAGWDVAMVPFALNESTKYISPTKTPEYLAAGKPVISTAIKDVVSPYGENKLVHIANSAEDFIKCAETILKKKSHKRWLNKVDAFLEGNSWDRTWSQMAKHIDNKLVAKESIAFPNTTETAMAS from the coding sequence ATGATTACAAATACAACTACCGCCATATGGCAATCTTTGAATAATACTGATTTAGTTTGCTTTTCTCATCTGCGTTGGAACTTTGTATATCAACGCCCTCAACATTTGTTAAGTCGCTTTGCTAATTGTACACGTGTATTTTTTATTGAGGAGCCGCTTTTTAATGATGGTCCAGATAAACTACATATAGAAGAACCTATTAAAAACGTATATGTTGTAGTTCCGCAATTGCAACATGGATATAGTGAACATGAAGTAATTAACAAGCAGAAAGATATGATCAGTGATTTAGTATCCATGAAGGATATCACTAATTACTTTGCCTGGTATTATACACCAATGGCATTAACGTTTACTGATCATTTGAATCCAAAGATGGTTGTGTATGATTGTATGGATGAATTATCTGCCTTTAAGTTTGCGCCAGCAGCCTTAAAAGATAATGAAAAGCTATTGTTAGAAAAAGCAGATATCGTATTTACTGGCGGATATAGTATATATGAAGCAAAGAAACATCAACATCATAATATCTATCCGTTTCCAAGTAGTATCGACAAAGAACATTTTGGAACTGCAAGAACTTTAAAATCATCACCTCAGGATCAGTCCCATATTCAAGGACCCCGATTCGGTTTCTTTGGTGTATTAGATGAACGATTTGATATAGAACTGATTGAGAACGTAGCAAAGGCAAGGCCTGAGTGGCAATTCATTCTTATTGGTCCTATTGTAAAGATTGACCCAGCAACATTGCCACGCTTTGATAATATTCATTATTTAGGCGGAAAAGATTATAAGGAATTGCCAGCCTACGTGGCGGGATGGGATGTAGCAATGGTTCCGTTTGCCTTAAATGAATCAACGAAATATATAAGCCCTACTAAAACTCCAGAATACCTGGCAGCTGGTAAGCCAGTCATATCAACTGCTATTAAAGATGTAGTATCGCCCTATGGCGAAAACAAGTTGGTGCACATTGCTAACAGTGCAGAAGACTTTATAAAGTGTGCAGAAACTATTCTAAAGAAAAAAAGCCATAAACGTTGGTTAAACAAGGTTGATGCTTTCCTGGAAGGAAACTCATGGGATAGAACATGGAGCCAGATGGCCAAACATATTGACAATAAGTTAGTAGCAAAAGAGTCTATCGCATTTCCAAATACAACAGAAACAGCAATGGCCAGTTAA
- a CDS encoding GSCFA domain-containing protein gives MAFMINIDLPKPDRLIEHQHHLLSIGSCFTEHIGNALKEMKFRVLQNPNGILFDPLAVCNSLISYIDNKVYTKEDLFYLNELWHSWDHHSRFSHTDPNKALELINASQTKAHQFLKQTDWLIITLGSAFSYKITEEADRAALASGNGVANCHRAPAKWFKKQLSTIDEIIAKLDNTIHQLFRFNPKLNIIFTISPVRHIRDGVVDNNRSKARLLESVHHLVNKFDKLYYFPSYELVIDVLRDYRFYDIDMVHPNYPATEFVLEKFLQTHTTEGLLPLLQELKRLTVARKHRSAHPTTEAHKQFLKNHYEKAKALQEQYTYLDLQDEIAYFSMA, from the coding sequence ATGGCTTTTATGATCAATATTGATTTACCCAAACCCGATCGATTAATAGAGCATCAGCATCACTTGCTGTCCATAGGCTCTTGCTTTACGGAGCATATTGGGAATGCGTTGAAAGAAATGAAGTTTCGGGTGCTGCAGAATCCAAATGGAATTCTATTTGATCCGTTGGCTGTTTGTAATAGCCTGATCTCCTATATTGACAATAAAGTCTACACAAAAGAAGACTTGTTTTACTTAAATGAGCTTTGGCATAGCTGGGATCATCATAGCCGCTTTTCTCATACTGATCCTAACAAAGCCCTGGAACTGATAAATGCTTCGCAAACAAAAGCACATCAATTCTTAAAACAAACCGATTGGCTAATTATAACCTTGGGATCAGCCTTTAGCTATAAGATCACAGAAGAAGCAGACAGAGCTGCGCTAGCCAGTGGTAATGGAGTAGCCAATTGTCATAGAGCGCCTGCAAAATGGTTTAAGAAGCAGTTGTCAACTATCGATGAAATCATTGCCAAACTGGATAATACAATTCATCAACTGTTTCGCTTTAATCCAAAGCTAAATATCATCTTTACCATTAGTCCGGTTCGGCATATCCGTGATGGGGTAGTAGATAATAACCGAAGTAAAGCGCGCTTATTAGAGTCGGTGCATCATTTGGTTAACAAATTTGATAAGCTCTATTATTTCCCTTCCTATGAGCTGGTGATCGATGTGTTGCGTGATTATCGGTTCTACGACATCGATATGGTGCATCCAAACTACCCGGCCACTGAATTTGTTTTGGAGAAGTTTTTACAAACTCATACTACTGAAGGCCTGCTACCGCTTTTGCAGGAGTTGAAACGATTAACGGTTGCACGTAAGCACCGTTCGGCACATCCTACTACGGAAGCTCATAAGCAGTTCTTAAAGAACCATTATGAAAAGGCTAAGGCTTTGCAGGAGCAGTATACTTACCTGGACTTGCAAGATGAGATTGCCTATTTCTCAATGGCTTAG
- the plsY gene encoding glycerol-3-phosphate 1-O-acyltransferase PlsY encodes MNEFLLIVVAYLIGSIPTSVWVSQYFFDIDIREYGSGNAGATNTYRVLGSKWGTFVMIVDMIKAIVAVKLAFFLPDAYDHELYLINMQIGLGLAAVVGHIFPIWADFRGGKGVASLFGMVLGIQPNVALCCVGVFLLVLFLTRWVSLSSILAGIMFPVFILAIFNEPEHLYRIFAVMVGLLIIFTHQKNIGRLLRGNESKVPILKHRDRRRQRNRK; translated from the coding sequence ATGAATGAGTTTTTGCTGATTGTTGTTGCCTATTTGATTGGAAGTATCCCAACTTCGGTTTGGGTAAGCCAATATTTCTTTGATATTGATATACGAGAATATGGCAGTGGCAATGCAGGTGCTACCAATACCTATCGTGTTTTAGGTTCAAAATGGGGCACATTTGTAATGATCGTTGATATGATCAAGGCAATTGTAGCCGTTAAATTGGCTTTTTTCCTTCCGGATGCCTACGATCATGAGTTATACCTGATCAACATGCAGATAGGTCTTGGCCTAGCTGCTGTAGTTGGTCATATTTTTCCTATTTGGGCAGATTTCAGAGGTGGTAAAGGCGTTGCTTCCTTGTTTGGAATGGTGCTGGGTATTCAGCCGAATGTAGCGTTATGCTGTGTAGGTGTATTCCTTTTAGTATTGTTTTTAACCCGTTGGGTTTCTTTGAGCTCTATATTAGCCGGTATCATGTTCCCTGTATTTATTCTGGCCATTTTTAATGAACCTGAGCATTTATACCGAATATTTGCCGTAATGGTTGGGCTTCTGATCATTTTTACGCACCAAAAGAATATTGGCCGTTTATTAAGAGGCAATGAAAGCAAGGTGCCTATCCTCAAACACCGTGACCGTCGCCGTCAACGCAATCGGAAATAA
- a CDS encoding tRNA-(ms[2]io[6]A)-hydroxylase has product MHTPHEALSQDTKAILGLQLPTDPRWVNLAAMSLEEVLTDHAYCEQKAAITCISLIQRYSRREELVIALAPIVTEEWGHFRLVLAELHKRGLKLGQQRKDEYVNALLAFCQKGGDEEGRLLDQLLLMAMIEARSCERFKRLSEGLNDDYLRKFYRRFMESEAGHYTLFIELAEKYIDKEKVRKRWNEWLKYEAQIIQSLEVRGDRLH; this is encoded by the coding sequence ATGCACACGCCCCACGAAGCACTTTCCCAAGATACTAAAGCCATTCTGGGCCTACAATTACCCACCGACCCTAGGTGGGTAAACCTTGCAGCCATGTCGCTGGAAGAGGTTTTAACAGACCACGCCTATTGTGAGCAAAAAGCCGCTATTACCTGTATTTCCCTTATTCAACGTTATAGCCGCAGGGAAGAACTGGTAATAGCGCTGGCACCAATTGTAACCGAAGAATGGGGCCATTTTCGTTTAGTGCTAGCGGAATTGCATAAACGAGGCTTAAAGCTGGGCCAGCAACGTAAAGATGAATATGTTAACGCCCTATTAGCGTTTTGCCAGAAAGGTGGTGATGAAGAAGGCCGTTTATTAGATCAATTACTTCTGATGGCCATGATTGAAGCCCGCAGCTGTGAACGCTTTAAGCGTTTGAGCGAAGGTCTAAATGATGACTATCTACGCAAGTTCTACCGCCGCTTTATGGAAAGCGAGGCTGGTCACTATACCCTCTTTATTGAATTAGCAGAGAAATACATCGATAAAGAAAAAGTACGCAAACGCTGGAATGAGTGGCTTAAGTATGAAGCCCAGATCATCCAATCCTTAGAAGTCCGTGGCGACCGCTTGCACTAA
- the pnp gene encoding polyribonucleotide nucleotidyltransferase, translating to MLTQKFSKTFDIGDGREVTIETGRLARQADGAVTVRMGNNILLATVVATEEPKPGQDFFPLSVDYMEKFASAGRIPGSFFKREGRLSDYEILISRLIDRALRPLFPEDYFCEVQVIVTLISSDSEIMPDALACLAASAALAVSNIPIQEIISEVRVSRIDGQFKINPTRSEMEKSDMDFIIAATEKNIMMVEGEAKECSEEDLVKALEVAHDAIRVQIRAQQELRDMVGAGAKRDYPKPVVNEVLRQRVEEFAKARMEELSRANLPKAERKETYKKISDDLKEVLAREANLPEGEEIDDDTKKLVKNYLGDLQYYVVRDMILNDKVRLDGRNLEQVRPLDMEVDVLPTPHGAALFTRGETQSLTTITLGTPLDELLVESAAKSEYSKFILHYNFPPFSTGEVKFLRGPGRREVGHGNLAQRSLKQMMPGADYAYTVRIVSDILESNGSSSMATVCAGSLALMDAGVPLPKHVAGVAMGLISKGDQFAVLTDILGDEDHLGDMDFKVTGTRDGICGIQMDIKVDGLSMDVMRQALEQARRGRMHILDAMYNCIPEHRADVKPHAPRMVKMFIDREFIGAVIGPGGKVIQEMQRETGTTINIEEKNNQGEVSIFGTDKEKVDRAHNWIKGIVAVPVVGDEYEAVVKSIMPYGAFVEFLPGKQGLLHISEVSWKRLETLEGVLNENDKVKVKLTGTDPKTGKFKLSRKVLLPKPEGMKEESGDRGERRDGGQRREGGQRFEGRGDRRESGYGGQRREPRQGGENQQSQSSQENEQ from the coding sequence ATGCTGACACAAAAATTTTCAAAAACATTTGATATAGGTGATGGCCGTGAAGTCACTATTGAGACTGGTCGTTTAGCTCGCCAAGCTGACGGCGCCGTTACTGTTCGTATGGGCAATAACATTTTGTTGGCTACTGTTGTAGCAACAGAAGAACCAAAGCCTGGGCAAGACTTCTTCCCATTGAGCGTAGACTACATGGAGAAGTTTGCTTCTGCTGGTCGTATTCCGGGTTCTTTCTTTAAAAGAGAAGGCAGATTGAGTGATTATGAGATTTTGATCTCTCGTTTGATCGACCGTGCTTTACGCCCATTATTCCCTGAAGATTATTTCTGCGAGGTGCAGGTAATCGTTACTTTGATCTCTTCTGATTCGGAGATCATGCCTGATGCATTGGCCTGCTTAGCTGCTTCTGCGGCATTAGCTGTTTCAAATATTCCTATCCAAGAAATCATTTCTGAAGTACGTGTAAGCCGTATTGATGGTCAGTTTAAGATCAATCCTACACGCTCTGAAATGGAGAAGTCTGATATGGACTTCATCATTGCCGCCACTGAGAAAAACATCATGATGGTGGAAGGTGAAGCTAAAGAGTGTAGTGAAGAAGACTTAGTAAAAGCTTTGGAAGTAGCACATGACGCTATCCGTGTTCAGATCCGTGCACAGCAGGAATTACGTGACATGGTAGGTGCAGGAGCTAAACGCGACTATCCAAAACCTGTAGTAAACGAAGTATTACGTCAGCGCGTAGAAGAGTTTGCAAAGGCTAGAATGGAAGAATTGTCAAGAGCCAACTTGCCAAAAGCTGAACGTAAAGAGACCTATAAAAAGATCTCTGATGATCTTAAAGAAGTATTGGCTCGCGAAGCTAATCTTCCAGAAGGCGAAGAGATCGATGACGATACTAAGAAACTAGTTAAAAACTATTTAGGTGATCTGCAGTACTATGTAGTACGTGATATGATCCTGAATGATAAAGTTCGCCTGGATGGACGTAACCTGGAGCAAGTGCGTCCTCTGGATATGGAAGTAGATGTGCTTCCAACACCACATGGTGCTGCTTTATTTACAAGAGGTGAAACACAATCTTTAACAACGATTACCTTGGGTACTCCATTGGATGAGTTGTTAGTAGAAAGTGCTGCTAAGTCTGAGTATTCTAAATTCATTTTACACTATAACTTTCCGCCGTTTTCTACAGGTGAGGTGAAGTTCTTAAGAGGTCCTGGCCGTCGTGAGGTTGGACATGGTAACCTGGCTCAGCGTTCTTTGAAGCAAATGATGCCAGGAGCTGACTATGCTTATACTGTACGTATAGTTAGTGATATTCTTGAAAGTAATGGTTCGTCATCAATGGCAACAGTTTGTGCCGGTTCTTTAGCCTTAATGGATGCTGGTGTGCCTTTGCCTAAGCACGTAGCTGGTGTGGCTATGGGTTTGATTTCTAAAGGAGATCAGTTTGCTGTATTGACCGATATCCTTGGTGATGAAGATCACCTGGGTGATATGGACTTTAAAGTAACCGGAACACGTGACGGTATCTGTGGTATCCAAATGGATATTAAAGTAGATGGTCTGAGCATGGACGTTATGCGCCAAGCGTTAGAACAAGCACGTCGTGGCCGTATGCATATCCTGGATGCTATGTACAATTGTATCCCTGAACATCGTGCAGATGTGAAACCACATGCGCCGCGTATGGTGAAAATGTTCATTGATCGTGAGTTTATTGGAGCTGTGATCGGGCCTGGTGGTAAGGTTATTCAGGAAATGCAACGTGAAACTGGCACTACAATCAATATCGAAGAGAAAAACAACCAAGGTGAAGTAAGCATCTTTGGTACCGATAAAGAGAAAGTTGACAGAGCACACAACTGGATCAAAGGCATTGTGGCTGTACCTGTTGTAGGTGATGAATATGAAGCTGTTGTTAAATCAATCATGCCATATGGTGCGTTTGTTGAGTTCTTACCTGGCAAGCAAGGTTTGTTACACATCTCTGAAGTAAGCTGGAAACGCTTAGAAACATTAGAAGGTGTATTGAACGAGAATGATAAGGTGAAAGTGAAGCTGACAGGAACGGATCCAAAAACAGGTAAGTTCAAACTGTCACGCAAGGTGTTGTTGCCAAAACCTGAAGGAATGAAAGAGGAGAGTGGCGATAGGGGTGAAAGAAGAGATGGTGGCCAGCGTAGAGAAGGTGGTCAACGCTTTGAAGGACGTGGCGACAGACGTGAAAGCGGCTACGGCGGTCAGCGCAGAGAACCTCGTCAAGGTGGAGAGAACCAACAATCTCAAAGCTCTCAAGAGAACGAACAGTAA
- a CDS encoding M48 family metallopeptidase, with protein MLYRLTFLLIVLTTIVACSTNPVTGRSQFKLVSEQELQSMATTQYRQFLSENKTVSPSADRDAEMVRRVGQRLANSITQYYRSQNLSEVLDGYKWEFNLVNNKEANAWAMPGGKIVVYTGLLPITQNEAALANVLGHEISHAIFQHGNERMSQGLAQQLGGVALSVAVANQPAQTQNLFLQAYGIGSEVGVMLPFSRKQELEADRYGMRWAAMAGYNPREAINLWQRMAAQANGQRPPEFLSTHPAEERRIQQLQQYLPEALKYYKPSGR; from the coding sequence ATGTTATACAGATTAACTTTTCTACTGATCGTCCTTACGACTATTGTTGCTTGTTCTACTAATCCTGTAACCGGAAGAAGTCAATTCAAATTAGTATCCGAGCAAGAATTACAATCAATGGCCACTACGCAATACCGTCAATTCCTGTCTGAAAATAAAACGGTGAGTCCATCTGCCGATCGTGATGCAGAAATGGTGCGCCGCGTAGGGCAGCGTTTGGCTAATTCAATAACTCAGTATTATCGCTCCCAAAATCTAAGTGAGGTTTTAGATGGCTATAAATGGGAGTTTAACCTGGTAAATAATAAAGAAGCTAACGCATGGGCTATGCCTGGTGGTAAAATAGTGGTTTACACGGGTTTATTGCCTATAACTCAAAACGAGGCGGCATTAGCTAACGTTTTAGGCCATGAAATTTCACATGCTATATTCCAGCATGGTAACGAACGGATGAGCCAGGGATTAGCCCAGCAATTGGGTGGCGTAGCGCTTTCAGTAGCGGTTGCCAACCAACCCGCTCAGACACAAAATCTGTTTTTGCAGGCCTATGGTATTGGCAGCGAGGTAGGCGTAATGTTACCTTTCTCCCGTAAGCAGGAGTTAGAAGCAGACCGTTATGGTATGCGTTGGGCTGCAATGGCTGGGTATAACCCAAGAGAAGCAATTAATCTATGGCAAAGAATGGCTGCGCAGGCAAATGGACAGCGTCCACCAGAGTTTTTGAGTACACACCCTGCAGAGGAAAGACGTATTCAACAGCTGCAACAATACTTGCCAGAGGCTTTAAAATACTATAAACCATCTGGTAGGTAA